A genomic segment from Nicotiana sylvestris chromosome 1, ASM39365v2, whole genome shotgun sequence encodes:
- the LOC104225497 gene encoding CMP-sialic acid transporter 3 isoform X1, whose amino-acid sequence MKNGMAECAVCHSKLVSPTVKTISRAYDRHRSKISSKQRALNVLLVVGDCMLVGLQPVLVFMSKVDGKFKFSPVSVNFLTEATKVVFAILMLLIQARHQKVGEKPLLSISTFVQAARNNVLLAVPALLYAINNYLKFIMQLYFNPATVKMLSNLKVLVIAVLLKFIMKRRFSIIQWEALALLLIGISINQLRSIPEGTTSLALPVTTIAYIYTLIFVTVPSMASVFNEYALKSQYDTSIYLQNLFLYGYGAIFNFLAILGIAIFKGPSSLDIFEGHSKATMLLIVNNAAQGILSSFFFKYADTILKKYSSTVATIFTGIASALLFGHTLTINFLLGISVVFISMHQFFSPLAKVKDDQQNGTLELIDVGEKHSSKDSSFVNMAAGANEEASHLVGPDERQPLLPR is encoded by the exons ATGAAGAACGGTATGGCAGAATGCGCTGTCTGTCATTCCAAGCTTGTTTCTCCAACTGTAAAAACTATTTCAAGGGCATATGATCGACATAGAAGCAAGATTTCATCAAAGCAGCGTGCTCTTAATGTCCTTTTGGTTGTAGGAGATTGTATGCTGGTTGGTTTACAG CCTGTTTTAGTATTTATGTCAAAAGTGGACGGAAAATTCAAGTTTAGTCCCGTAAGTGTCAACTTCTTGACGGAGGCGACAAAGGTCGTCTTTGCAATACTAATGCTTTTAATCCAG GCCAGGCATCAAAAAGTTGGAGAAAAGCCACTTCTTTCAATATCCACATTTGTACAG GCTGCACGAAACAATGTGCTTCTTGCTGTACCAGCACTACTCTATGCCATAAATAACTACCTAAAGTTCATCATGCAG ttatatttcaaCCCAGCAACTGTGAAGATGCTAAGCAATCTGAAG GTTCTGGTTATTGCCGTGCTTTTGAAATTTATCATGAAACGACGGTTTTCCATAATTCAG TGGGAGGCTCTTGCTTTGTTGCTAATTGGGATTAGCATTAATCAACTTCGATCCATTCCTGAAGGCACCACTTCTTTGGCTCTTCCAGTTACCACAATTGCATACATCTATACACTGATTTTT GTAACTGTTCCTTCTATGGCCTCAGTATTCAATGAGTATGCTTTGAAGAGTCAATATGACACTAGCATTTATCTCCAG AACTTATTTCTGTATGGATATGGTGCTATATTCAACTTTCTCGCAATTCTTGGGATTGCTATATTTAAAG GTCCTAGTAGCTTGGATATATTTGAAGGGCATTCAAAGGCAACCATGCTTCTAATTGTTAACAACGCGGCACAAGGAATTCtgtcttccttttttttcaaatatgCTG ATACGATTCTGAAGAAGTATTCGTCCACCGTTGCAACGATATTTACAGGCATAGCATCTGCTTTGTTGTTTGGTCATACACTGACCATAAACTTTCTTCTTGGGATTTCTGTTGTTTTCATCTCAATGCACCAG TTCTTTTCACCTCTTGCAAAAGTTAAAGATGACCAACAAAATGGGACATTGGAGTTGATTGATGTCGGGGAGAAGCATAG CTCTAAAGATTCATCCTTCGTAAATATGGCAGCAGGAGCAAATGAGGAG GCTAGTCATCTAGTAGGACCTGATGAAAGACAGCCACTTCTTCCAAGATGA
- the LOC104225497 gene encoding CMP-sialic acid transporter 3 isoform X2 has protein sequence MKNGMAECAVCHSKLVSPTVKTISRAYDRHRSKISSKQRALNVLLVVGDCMLVGLQPVLVFMSKVDGKFKFSPVSVNFLTEATKVVFAILMLLIQARHQKVGEKPLLSISTFVQAARNNVLLAVPALLYAINNYLKFIMQLYFNPATVKMLSNLKVLVIAVLLKFIMKRRFSIIQWEALALLLIGISINQLRSIPEGTTSLALPVTTIAYIYTLIFVTVPSMASVFNEYALKSQYDTSIYLQNLFLYGYGAIFNFLAILGIAIFKGPSSLDIFEGHSKATMLLIVNNAAQGILSSFFFKYAGIASALLFGHTLTINFLLGISVVFISMHQFFSPLAKVKDDQQNGTLELIDVGEKHSSKDSSFVNMAAGANEEASHLVGPDERQPLLPR, from the exons ATGAAGAACGGTATGGCAGAATGCGCTGTCTGTCATTCCAAGCTTGTTTCTCCAACTGTAAAAACTATTTCAAGGGCATATGATCGACATAGAAGCAAGATTTCATCAAAGCAGCGTGCTCTTAATGTCCTTTTGGTTGTAGGAGATTGTATGCTGGTTGGTTTACAG CCTGTTTTAGTATTTATGTCAAAAGTGGACGGAAAATTCAAGTTTAGTCCCGTAAGTGTCAACTTCTTGACGGAGGCGACAAAGGTCGTCTTTGCAATACTAATGCTTTTAATCCAG GCCAGGCATCAAAAAGTTGGAGAAAAGCCACTTCTTTCAATATCCACATTTGTACAG GCTGCACGAAACAATGTGCTTCTTGCTGTACCAGCACTACTCTATGCCATAAATAACTACCTAAAGTTCATCATGCAG ttatatttcaaCCCAGCAACTGTGAAGATGCTAAGCAATCTGAAG GTTCTGGTTATTGCCGTGCTTTTGAAATTTATCATGAAACGACGGTTTTCCATAATTCAG TGGGAGGCTCTTGCTTTGTTGCTAATTGGGATTAGCATTAATCAACTTCGATCCATTCCTGAAGGCACCACTTCTTTGGCTCTTCCAGTTACCACAATTGCATACATCTATACACTGATTTTT GTAACTGTTCCTTCTATGGCCTCAGTATTCAATGAGTATGCTTTGAAGAGTCAATATGACACTAGCATTTATCTCCAG AACTTATTTCTGTATGGATATGGTGCTATATTCAACTTTCTCGCAATTCTTGGGATTGCTATATTTAAAG GTCCTAGTAGCTTGGATATATTTGAAGGGCATTCAAAGGCAACCATGCTTCTAATTGTTAACAACGCGGCACAAGGAATTCtgtcttccttttttttcaaatatgCTG GCATAGCATCTGCTTTGTTGTTTGGTCATACACTGACCATAAACTTTCTTCTTGGGATTTCTGTTGTTTTCATCTCAATGCACCAG TTCTTTTCACCTCTTGCAAAAGTTAAAGATGACCAACAAAATGGGACATTGGAGTTGATTGATGTCGGGGAGAAGCATAG CTCTAAAGATTCATCCTTCGTAAATATGGCAGCAGGAGCAAATGAGGAG GCTAGTCATCTAGTAGGACCTGATGAAAGACAGCCACTTCTTCCAAGATGA